A genomic segment from Gilvibacter sp. SZ-19 encodes:
- the nusA gene encoding transcription termination factor NusA yields the protein MENLALIESFSEFKDDKLIDRVTLMAILEDVFRSALKKKYGDDDNFDIIINPDKGDLEIWRNRIVVADGEVEDENQEISLTEARKIEPDFEVGEDVSEEVKLIDLGRRSILALRQNLISKIHEHDNTNIYKQFKELEGEIYTAEVHHIRHRAVILLDDEGNEIILPKDRQIPSDFFRKGENVRGIIESVELKGNKPAIIMSRANPLFLEKLFEQEIPEVFDGLITVKKVVRIPGEKAKVAVDSYDDRIDPVGACVGMKGSRIHGIVRELGNENIDVINYTNNIQLFISRALSPAKITSMKLDEENKRAEVILRPEEVSKAIGRGGHNIRLAGQLTGYEIDVFREGAEEDVELTEFSDEIEDWIIAEFSKIGLDTAKSILEKEVGDLVKMTDLEEETIVEVMNILKEEFEE from the coding sequence ATGGAAAATCTCGCATTAATCGAATCATTTTCAGAGTTTAAGGACGACAAGCTGATCGACCGTGTAACGCTGATGGCGATTTTGGAAGATGTATTCAGAAGTGCTTTAAAGAAAAAGTACGGAGATGACGATAACTTTGACATTATCATAAACCCTGACAAAGGGGATTTAGAGATCTGGCGCAACCGTATCGTTGTGGCCGATGGCGAAGTTGAAGACGAGAACCAAGAAATCTCATTGACCGAGGCCCGTAAGATCGAGCCTGACTTTGAGGTTGGCGAAGATGTATCTGAAGAAGTGAAACTTATCGATTTGGGGCGCCGAAGCATTTTGGCTTTGCGTCAAAACTTGATCTCTAAGATTCACGAACACGATAACACAAATATTTACAAGCAGTTCAAAGAGCTGGAAGGTGAAATTTATACGGCAGAGGTGCACCACATACGTCATCGTGCTGTAATTTTGTTGGACGACGAAGGCAATGAGATCATTTTGCCAAAAGACCGTCAGATTCCATCGGACTTCTTCCGCAAGGGAGAGAACGTACGCGGAATCATTGAGAGCGTGGAGTTAAAAGGAAACAAGCCTGCGATCATCATGTCGCGCGCAAATCCACTTTTCTTGGAGAAGTTGTTCGAGCAAGAAATCCCTGAGGTATTCGACGGTCTGATCACTGTTAAGAAAGTGGTTCGTATTCCAGGAGAGAAGGCAAAAGTAGCTGTAGACTCTTACGATGACAGAATCGATCCTGTAGGTGCCTGTGTGGGTATGAAAGGATCTCGTATTCACGGAATCGTTCGCGAATTGGGCAACGAGAATATCGACGTGATCAACTACACGAACAACATTCAGTTGTTTATCTCACGTGCATTGAGTCCTGCGAAGATCACTTCCATGAAATTGGACGAAGAGAACAAACGCGCTGAGGTTATTTTGAGACCTGAAGAGGTTTCTAAGGCTATTGGTCGTGGAGGGCACAACATTCGACTTGCTGGTCAATTGACTGGTTATGAGATCGATGTGTTCCGTGAAGGAGCGGAAGAAGACGTAGAATTGACAGAATTCTCCGATGAGATCGAAGATTGGATCATTGCAGAATTCAGCAAGATCGGTTTAGATACCGCTAAGAGTATTTTAGAAAAAGAAGTCGGCGATCTGGTTAAAATGACCGATCTGGAAGAAGAAACCATCGTCGAAGTAATGAATATTTTAAAAGAGGAATTCGAGGAGTAA
- the rimP gene encoding ribosome assembly cofactor RimP, with translation MFREKVTELVQAALEERPDLFLIDLHIGEANQIKIVIDGDKGVSVEDCIAMSRAVEHNLDREEEDFSLEVTSAGATAPLAMPRQYIKNIGRKLSVKTAEGTTIEGALTAADDSGCTLSWKTREPKPVGKGKVTVQKEATLAYADIAEAKVMINFN, from the coding sequence ATGTTCAGAGAAAAAGTTACGGAACTCGTTCAGGCGGCCTTAGAAGAGCGGCCCGATCTCTTTTTGATCGACTTACATATAGGTGAGGCGAATCAGATCAAGATCGTAATCGATGGTGACAAAGGTGTAAGTGTAGAAGACTGTATAGCCATGAGCCGCGCAGTGGAACACAATCTCGACAGAGAGGAAGAAGATTTCTCTTTAGAAGTCACTTCTGCAGGAGCAACAGCTCCTTTAGCCATGCCGAGACAGTACATTAAGAACATTGGTAGAAAGTTGTCAGTAAAGACTGCGGAGGGCACCACCATAGAAGGTGCCTTAACGGCAGCAGACGATTCAGGTTGTACCCTGAGTTGGAAGACCCGCGAGCCTAAACCTGTAGGTAAAGGAAAGGTGACGGTGCAAAAAGAGGCAACACTGGCCTATGCCGATATTGCCGAAGCAAAAGTGATGATCAATTTTAATTAA
- a CDS encoding universal stress protein translates to MQRILVPTDFSEQAEYALKVAADLARKHDGEIYLLHLLELPIHLANSGSNEQLPESLFFIKLAEKNFKEMERKPYLDGINVYQEVAYSEIYEGIQDAIKKYNIDLIVMGSHGASGFKEMFIGSNTEKVVRTSERPVLVIKNDHDDFDIKDFVFATDFSEECRVPLDKAYRFAQRMNAQMHLLFVNTVSDFKTSDEALSMMRNFIKGMGLEDYTLNIYNDHSVEKGILNFAKEKNAQLVGMSTHGRKGLSHFFNGSISEDLVNHAQRPVITFKI, encoded by the coding sequence ATGCAACGTATCTTAGTTCCTACTGATTTTTCGGAGCAGGCGGAATACGCCTTAAAAGTTGCGGCCGATCTGGCTCGCAAACACGACGGAGAAATTTACCTACTTCATTTGCTAGAGTTGCCCATACATTTGGCTAATTCGGGAAGCAACGAACAGTTGCCGGAATCGCTCTTTTTTATAAAACTCGCCGAGAAGAACTTCAAAGAAATGGAACGCAAGCCCTACCTCGATGGGATCAATGTTTATCAGGAGGTTGCCTATAGCGAGATCTACGAAGGCATACAAGACGCCATCAAAAAGTACAATATAGACCTCATTGTCATGGGATCTCACGGCGCAAGTGGTTTTAAGGAAATGTTTATTGGAAGTAACACCGAAAAGGTGGTGCGGACCTCGGAGCGTCCAGTACTTGTCATAAAGAACGATCACGACGACTTTGACATCAAGGACTTTGTATTTGCTACGGATTTTTCTGAGGAATGCCGAGTTCCACTAGACAAGGCCTATCGATTTGCGCAACGGATGAACGCCCAAATGCATTTACTCTTTGTCAATACGGTAAGCGATTTCAAAACCTCGGACGAGGCCTTGAGCATGATGCGCAATTTTATTAAGGGTATGGGACTGGAAGATTACACCCTTAATATTTACAACGATCATTCTGTAGAAAAGGGCATCTTGAATTTTGCCAAAGAAAAGAATGCGCAATTGGTAGGTATGTCTACCCACGGACGCAAAGGTTTATCTCATTTCTTCAATGGCAGTATTAGCGAAGATCTGGTCAACCATGCCCAGCGCCCTGTTATTACTTTTAAAATATAA
- a CDS encoding mechanosensitive ion channel family protein: MLTHKLIWTAIVLALLFIAVFLGRHFLRRFSVMKSLDGNRRKVVLNLHYILVYSLAAVFLAVVWGVQLEDFTVFISSILAVLGVGFFAQWSILSNLTASVILFFNHPVRIGDRIKVIDKDYNWTGVVTDITGFYLYMTTDTGEYLTLPNTLVLQKGIELLPKHVAEVTEDQADDALIE, encoded by the coding sequence ATGTTGACACACAAACTCATTTGGACAGCTATCGTATTGGCACTCTTATTTATAGCTGTTTTTCTAGGGAGACATTTCTTGCGTCGATTCTCTGTAATGAAGAGCCTCGATGGCAACCGGAGAAAGGTGGTCCTAAATCTACATTATATATTGGTATACAGTTTAGCAGCGGTATTCCTAGCTGTGGTTTGGGGTGTGCAATTGGAAGACTTCACTGTATTCATAAGTTCTATCTTGGCTGTACTAGGAGTTGGTTTTTTTGCGCAATGGTCTATTCTTTCTAATCTGACGGCAAGTGTAATCCTCTTTTTTAATCATCCTGTTCGAATAGGAGATCGCATAAAAGTGATCGATAAAGACTACAATTGGACAGGTGTGGTGACCGATATTACCGGATTTTATCTATACATGACCACAGACACTGGAGAATACTTAACCTTGCCCAACACTTTGGTGCTGCAAAAGGGTATCGAATTACTGCCAAAACACGTGGCAGAAGTCACTGAAGATCAGGCAGATGACGCCTTGATAGAATAA
- a CDS encoding arginine decarboxylase produces MKTKYFDLIDQTYVFPQKEFQLKNNQLQFHGIDLMKLIAEHGAPLKFTYLPKISENINLAKDWFAQAFEKHNYPGKYHYCYCTKSSHFKHVLDEALKNDIHIETSSAFDMDIVNHLKASGKIHNDTFVLSNGFKRDRYIQNIADLINSGHQNCIPIIDNYEEINLLSQAIDTNYKIGIRIASEEEPKFEFYTSRLGIGYKNIVPFYEQTIKNDPKVELKMLHFFINTGIRDTAYYWNELLKCLKVYIALKKVCPSLDSLNIGGGFPIKNSLAFEYDYAYMIDEIVNQIKTACDEAGVAVPNIFTEFGSFTVGESGGAIYEVLYQKQQNDREKWNMINSSFITTLPDTWAINKRFIMMAVNRWNDSYERVLLGGLTCDSDDYYNSEQHLNAIYLPKFSKTKPLYIGFFNTGAYQETIGGYGGLQHCLIPQPKHLLIQRDENQELQVSVFAEQQKSEDFLKILGYQNSAAEKQNATETTWAQLYS; encoded by the coding sequence ATGAAAACCAAGTACTTCGATCTAATCGATCAAACCTATGTATTCCCTCAAAAGGAATTTCAACTAAAAAATAACCAGCTTCAATTTCACGGAATTGACCTAATGAAGCTTATCGCAGAGCACGGTGCACCACTAAAGTTCACCTACCTGCCCAAGATATCAGAGAACATCAATCTGGCTAAGGATTGGTTTGCCCAGGCATTTGAGAAACACAACTACCCAGGCAAATACCACTACTGTTATTGCACCAAGAGCTCGCACTTTAAGCATGTGTTGGACGAGGCGCTAAAGAACGATATTCACATAGAGACCTCATCGGCCTTTGATATGGACATAGTGAACCATTTGAAAGCCAGCGGTAAAATACACAACGACACCTTTGTACTGTCTAACGGATTTAAACGCGACCGTTACATTCAGAACATCGCAGACCTCATTAATAGCGGACACCAAAACTGTATCCCTATTATAGACAATTACGAAGAGATCAACTTGCTGAGTCAGGCCATCGATACCAATTATAAAATTGGCATTCGAATCGCTTCAGAAGAGGAGCCTAAGTTCGAGTTCTACACTTCTCGTCTTGGGATCGGATACAAGAACATTGTGCCATTTTACGAGCAGACCATAAAGAACGACCCTAAGGTGGAGCTTAAAATGCTACACTTTTTTATCAATACAGGAATTCGCGATACCGCATACTATTGGAACGAACTTCTAAAATGTCTTAAGGTATATATCGCCCTGAAGAAAGTTTGCCCAAGTTTGGACAGCTTGAACATAGGCGGCGGATTCCCGATCAAGAACTCATTGGCATTTGAGTACGATTACGCCTATATGATAGACGAGATCGTAAATCAGATAAAGACTGCCTGCGACGAAGCCGGAGTTGCTGTTCCAAACATCTTTACCGAGTTTGGCAGTTTTACCGTTGGCGAAAGCGGAGGCGCTATTTACGAGGTGCTGTATCAAAAGCAGCAGAACGACCGCGAAAAATGGAACATGATCAACTCCTCGTTCATCACCACACTTCCAGACACATGGGCCATCAATAAACGGTTCATTATGATGGCCGTAAACCGCTGGAACGACAGTTATGAGCGTGTACTTCTGGGAGGACTCACTTGTGACAGCGACGACTACTACAACTCAGAGCAGCACCTCAATGCCATTTATTTACCCAAGTTCAGCAAGACCAAACCGCTCTATATCGGATTTTTCAATACCGGCGCCTATCAAGAGACCATTGGTGGTTACGGCGGATTGCAGCACTGCTTGATTCCGCAGCCAAAACATTTATTGATACAACGCGACGAAAACCAAGAATTGCAGGTAAGCGTTTTTGCAGAACAACAAAAATCAGAAGACTTTTTAAAGATTTTGGGATACCAAAACTCCGCAGCGGAAAAGCAGAACGCTACAGAAACTACTTGGGCCCAACTTTATTCTTAA
- the speB gene encoding agmatinase, whose protein sequence is MKTKTTFAGIPAEFAGYDSASVVLLPVPYDGTSSWIKGADKGPQAFLHAAENMELYDIETDTEVYRQGIFLNEPLDGFERPEDMVQQVYNATKKHLHKRKFITLMGGEHSISIGAMRACNEMFEDLTVLQLDAHADLRAVYEGSPYNHACAMHEINQTANLVQVGIRSMDISEKAEMNEDNVFFAHDMANNDDWMEEVMACMTDNVYITVDLDALDPSIMPATGTPEPGGLFWYETLEFLQKVFRDKNVVGFDLVELCPMPGQQASEFLAAKLYYKMLSYKYADSPADDQEEGGYYKEEKNLQNAFDDDYDEY, encoded by the coding sequence ATGAAAACCAAAACAACCTTTGCCGGAATCCCGGCAGAATTCGCCGGATACGATTCGGCCAGTGTAGTACTATTGCCAGTTCCTTATGACGGAACCAGCAGTTGGATCAAAGGAGCAGATAAAGGGCCACAAGCCTTTTTACACGCTGCCGAGAACATGGAACTTTACGATATCGAGACCGATACGGAAGTCTATCGCCAAGGGATCTTCTTAAACGAACCTCTTGACGGTTTTGAGCGCCCAGAAGATATGGTGCAACAGGTGTACAACGCCACCAAAAAGCACTTGCACAAACGCAAGTTTATTACCCTTATGGGTGGCGAACACAGCATTTCTATTGGTGCTATGCGCGCTTGTAATGAAATGTTCGAAGACCTAACCGTATTGCAATTGGACGCCCATGCGGATCTGCGCGCTGTTTACGAAGGCAGCCCTTACAATCACGCTTGCGCCATGCACGAGATAAACCAAACTGCCAATTTGGTACAGGTTGGAATCCGCAGTATGGATATTTCTGAAAAAGCAGAGATGAACGAAGACAATGTATTCTTTGCTCATGACATGGCTAACAATGACGATTGGATGGAAGAGGTAATGGCCTGTATGACAGACAATGTCTATATCACCGTGGACTTGGACGCTTTAGATCCTTCTATTATGCCAGCGACAGGTACTCCTGAGCCTGGTGGACTATTCTGGTACGAGACTTTGGAATTCTTACAGAAGGTATTTAGAGATAAGAACGTAGTTGGCTTTGACTTGGTGGAGCTGTGTCCTATGCCAGGGCAACAAGCTTCTGAATTCCTCGCAGCAAAGCTGTACTACAAAATGTTGAGCTATAAGTATGCCGACAGTCCTGCAGACGATCAGGAAGAAGGTGGCTACTACAAAGAAGAAAAGAATCTACAAAACGCATTTGACGATGACTACGATGAGTACTAA
- a CDS encoding deoxyhypusine synthase family protein: MSTKGSIRNFIEDHFLHFNAAALVDAAKAYEQQLEDGHKMLVSLAGAMSTAELGKSLAPMIRANKIHFISCTGANLEEDVMNLVAHSHYKRVPNYRDLTPEQEWELLERGLNRVTDTCIPEEEAFRRIQKHIFELWKQAEDNGERLFPHEFLYRLLLSGVMEQYYEIDPENSWMLAAAKANLPMVVPGWEDSTLGNIFASYVMKGELKASTMKSGIEYMTFLADWYTQQGEKGVGFFQIGGGIAGDFPICVVPMLYQDMERTDTPFWSYFCQISDSTTSYGSYSGAVPNEKITWGKLGIDTPKFIIESDATIVAPLVFAYLLNQ; the protein is encoded by the coding sequence ATGAGTACTAAGGGTTCTATCAGAAACTTTATAGAAGATCATTTCTTGCACTTCAATGCTGCGGCCCTGGTAGATGCTGCCAAGGCATACGAGCAGCAGTTGGAAGATGGTCACAAGATGTTGGTATCCTTAGCGGGAGCTATGAGTACTGCGGAGCTGGGCAAAAGCTTGGCTCCGATGATCCGCGCGAATAAGATCCACTTCATTTCTTGTACTGGGGCCAACCTAGAGGAAGACGTGATGAATCTTGTAGCCCACAGCCACTACAAGCGCGTTCCGAATTATCGCGATCTTACTCCGGAGCAAGAATGGGAATTGTTAGAGCGTGGACTGAACCGCGTTACCGATACCTGTATTCCGGAAGAAGAAGCCTTTAGACGTATTCAAAAACACATCTTTGAACTATGGAAACAGGCAGAAGACAATGGAGAGCGTTTGTTCCCGCATGAGTTCCTCTACCGCCTATTACTTTCTGGAGTGATGGAACAATACTACGAGATAGATCCTGAGAATTCATGGATGCTAGCTGCAGCCAAAGCCAATTTGCCTATGGTAGTTCCGGGTTGGGAAGATTCTACTTTAGGAAACATCTTTGCCAGTTACGTAATGAAAGGAGAGCTCAAGGCGTCGACCATGAAGTCTGGGATCGAATACATGACCTTCTTAGCCGATTGGTATACCCAGCAAGGTGAAAAAGGAGTGGGATTCTTCCAGATTGGTGGAGGTATTGCTGGCGATTTTCCGATCTGTGTGGTACCTATGCTTTATCAGGATATGGAGCGCACCGACACCCCATTTTGGAGCTATTTCTGCCAGATCAGTGATTCCACGACCAGCTACGGATCTTATTCTGGAGCTGTTCCCAACGAAAAGATCACTTGGGGAAAACTGGGCATAGACACGCCAAAATTCATCATTGAAAGCGATGCTACTATAGTGGCACCCTTAGTATTTGCTTACCTATTAAATCAGTAA
- a CDS encoding RMD1 family protein, translating into MNTHNTVAAKAVIEKHTAFACHMALGFHLKEIQQKWADKVLHSDADGLMLGFDEGFAAVFRYGVVVHWNLNSRRREVLEAYLKSNSKGLMPAKEWRKDQLLLSLNDKKTLVNHEQVCLDSKNPETIHLVLLHLAQSVAMDSFSFWCEKLLEDTRMHTTELELKGKLSLKGTPLKKYIGKVLNLKNKVAENLYIIDAPDLVWDDMALEELHKKLVLKFDLKDRYRSIQEQLNIVKENLDLFKELSFHKESSILEWIIIILIAVEIVDLFILKIF; encoded by the coding sequence TTGAATACGCATAATACTGTGGCAGCAAAGGCCGTGATTGAAAAACATACGGCCTTTGCCTGCCATATGGCATTGGGATTTCATTTAAAGGAGATCCAACAGAAATGGGCCGATAAGGTATTGCACAGCGATGCCGACGGCCTAATGCTAGGCTTCGACGAGGGCTTTGCAGCGGTTTTCCGTTATGGCGTAGTGGTGCATTGGAATTTGAATTCAAGGCGCCGTGAAGTTTTGGAAGCCTATTTAAAGTCTAACAGTAAAGGACTCATGCCTGCTAAAGAGTGGCGCAAAGATCAGTTGCTATTAAGCCTGAACGACAAGAAGACTTTAGTGAACCACGAGCAGGTTTGCCTAGACAGTAAAAATCCGGAGACCATTCATTTGGTATTGCTACACTTGGCACAATCTGTGGCTATGGATAGTTTTTCCTTTTGGTGTGAAAAACTGTTGGAAGACACCCGTATGCACACCACTGAATTGGAGCTGAAAGGTAAATTGAGTCTAAAAGGAACCCCGCTTAAAAAATACATTGGCAAGGTACTCAACCTCAAAAACAAGGTAGCGGAGAACTTGTATATCATCGATGCTCCGGATCTGGTCTGGGACGATATGGCCTTGGAAGAACTGCACAAAAAATTGGTGCTGAAATTCGACCTTAAAGACCGCTACCGAAGCATACAGGAACAACTCAATATTGTAAAAGAGAATTTAGATCTCTTTAAGGAACTGAGCTTTCACAAAGAGAGTAGTATCCTCGAATGGATCATCATCATCTTGATCGCTGTCGAGATTGTAGACCTCTTTATTCTAAAAATATTCTAA
- a CDS encoding succinylglutamate desuccinylase/aspartoacylase family protein — translation MNTFYNIPVIKQLDLESFEANSLSYRWLQIVSNGIGQPIFIPVMIAKGKEEGPTLGLTAVVHGNELNGMSVIQKVFAELDLDKLSGTLVGVPVMNIPSILLNERRFLDGADLNRIMPGKKDGNRSQVYAHRIVNRIVKHFDYMLDLHTASFGRINSFYVRADLSSKIAYQLACIQNPQIILNAPPKDGTLRGAAADYGIDAITVEVGDPDRFQKGMIRSGLSGVFNTMAYLGMYETKIEQEEEKPIICKRSYWIYCDKGGIVQVHTKLTQKLKKGDHIATVRNVFGEVVKEYYAPEKGVVIGQSVNPVGQTGSRLIHLGIV, via the coding sequence ATGAACACTTTTTACAACATTCCGGTTATAAAACAACTCGACCTAGAAAGTTTTGAAGCCAATAGCCTGAGTTATCGCTGGCTGCAAATCGTGTCTAACGGAATAGGCCAACCCATATTCATTCCCGTAATGATCGCCAAAGGAAAAGAAGAGGGGCCAACCCTTGGACTAACGGCGGTTGTTCACGGTAACGAGCTCAATGGAATGTCGGTTATTCAGAAGGTTTTTGCCGAGCTAGACTTGGATAAACTATCTGGGACTTTAGTTGGGGTTCCTGTTATGAACATACCTTCGATACTGCTCAACGAGCGCCGTTTTCTGGACGGTGCAGATCTAAACCGTATCATGCCCGGAAAGAAAGACGGGAACCGTTCTCAAGTTTATGCCCACCGGATAGTAAATCGGATCGTAAAGCATTTCGATTATATGCTAGATCTGCACACGGCGAGCTTTGGGCGCATCAACTCCTTTTATGTTCGGGCCGACCTCTCTTCTAAGATTGCATATCAGTTGGCTTGTATACAGAATCCGCAGATCATTCTCAATGCACCGCCCAAAGATGGAACCCTTCGTGGCGCTGCCGCAGACTACGGTATAGATGCCATAACGGTAGAGGTTGGCGACCCAGATCGATTTCAAAAAGGCATGATCCGTTCCGGACTTTCTGGGGTGTTCAACACCATGGCCTATTTGGGAATGTACGAAACCAAAATTGAGCAAGAAGAGGAGAAGCCGATCATCTGTAAACGATCTTATTGGATCTACTGTGATAAAGGAGGTATTGTGCAGGTGCATACCAAGCTGACCCAAAAACTCAAAAAAGGCGATCACATTGCTACCGTGCGCAATGTTTTTGGCGAAGTGGTCAAAGAATATTACGCCCCAGAAAAAGGTGTGGTCATAGGTCAAAGTGTGAATCCAGTAGGACAGACCGGGAGTCGTCTGATCCATTTAGGCATTGTATAG
- a CDS encoding RNA polymerase sigma factor RpoD/SigA, giving the protein MRQLKITKQVTLRDSKAVTAYLNEVSKIPLITAEEEVELAHRIKAGDQQALDKLVRSNLRFVVSVAKQYQGQGMNLSDLINEGNLGLVKAAKRFDETRGFKFISYAVWWIRQSIISAISNQGRMIRLPSNKIGALKKIYRAYSHLEQAHERPPTAQEIANEIDMNVADVKLSMKNSGRHLSMDAPIKDGETTDRYALTKSKDTLKPDESLMQEALQTDLEMVLDELPGRQSDILKMYFGIGNNRATSMGEIGEIFGITRERVRQIKDRAIRNLRRKPSTKAVLQSYLG; this is encoded by the coding sequence ATGAGACAACTCAAAATTACCAAGCAAGTCACCTTAAGAGACTCCAAAGCAGTAACCGCCTATTTGAATGAAGTAAGTAAGATCCCTTTGATCACAGCAGAAGAAGAAGTCGAGTTGGCACACCGCATTAAAGCAGGAGACCAACAAGCACTCGATAAGCTGGTAAGATCTAATTTGCGCTTTGTAGTATCTGTTGCAAAACAGTACCAAGGACAAGGAATGAATCTCTCGGACCTGATCAACGAAGGAAACCTCGGCCTTGTTAAGGCCGCCAAGCGCTTTGACGAAACTCGTGGGTTCAAATTCATTTCATACGCAGTTTGGTGGATCAGACAATCTATTATCAGTGCCATTTCCAACCAAGGTCGAATGATCCGATTGCCATCGAACAAGATCGGGGCTCTAAAAAAGATCTATCGGGCATATTCTCACCTTGAGCAAGCTCATGAACGTCCGCCAACAGCGCAAGAAATTGCCAATGAGATAGACATGAATGTTGCCGATGTTAAACTCAGCATGAAAAATTCAGGGCGACACCTCTCTATGGACGCTCCAATAAAAGATGGCGAGACCACAGATCGCTATGCACTTACTAAATCTAAAGACACTTTAAAACCAGACGAGTCATTAATGCAAGAAGCTTTGCAGACCGACTTAGAGATGGTCTTAGACGAATTACCCGGGCGCCAGAGCGACATCCTTAAAATGTATTTCGGAATCGGTAATAACCGCGCCACAAGCATGGGTGAGATCGGTGAGATCTTTGGAATTACTCGCGAGCGTGTGAGACAAATAAAGGATCGAGCTATCCGCAATTTGCGTCGCAAACCAAGCACAAAAGCAGTTTTACAAAGCTATCTCGGTTAA
- a CDS encoding DUF6686 family protein — protein MCHAVQVLSKNVHGELAYCENCKKFQLSFNNLYLEFTDEELLNFDTYLTNIDVDYWDCKFAKSAKKRVIPIYTMQKNLSLVFTKQEFDALQELVRLNKKEPQASLTVLDIDYTLLLN, from the coding sequence ATGTGTCACGCTGTTCAGGTCCTATCAAAGAATGTACATGGCGAATTAGCCTACTGTGAAAACTGCAAGAAATTCCAGCTTAGCTTTAACAACCTGTACCTAGAATTTACCGATGAGGAGCTTTTGAACTTTGACACCTATTTGACCAATATAGATGTAGATTATTGGGATTGTAAATTCGCCAAAAGTGCCAAAAAGAGGGTCATTCCTATCTACACCATGCAAAAGAACCTTTCCTTGGTCTTTACCAAACAAGAGTTTGATGCTTTGCAAGAACTAGTGCGCTTAAACAAAAAAGAACCGCAAGCTTCACTTACGGTTCTGGATATAGATTATACGCTTTTACTAAACTAA